A single region of the Pseudorhodoplanes sp. genome encodes:
- a CDS encoding polysaccharide deacetylase family protein, which yields MFDLTLSFDNGPEPDVTPQVLDILARRGLKTTFFIIGQKLADPKRRALAERAHAEGHWIGNHSWTHSVPLGERRQTPDLAETEIGQTQRIIGALAHPHKLFRPFGGGGNLDSRLMNSDIVNFLKAGRFTCVLWNSIPRDWNDPDGWVERAIQHCQRQPWTLMVLHDLPTGAMRHLDRFLDKVGELGGRLHQDFPPDCVPIVDGIVVRPIDSYVAAA from the coding sequence ATGTTCGATCTGACCCTCTCATTCGATAACGGCCCCGAGCCCGATGTCACGCCGCAGGTGCTGGATATCCTGGCGCGCCGGGGACTCAAGACAACCTTCTTCATCATCGGCCAGAAGCTCGCGGATCCGAAGCGCCGCGCGTTGGCGGAGCGGGCGCATGCCGAAGGTCACTGGATCGGCAATCATTCCTGGACACATTCGGTGCCGCTGGGCGAGCGGCGCCAGACACCGGACCTTGCCGAGACTGAAATCGGCCAGACGCAGCGCATCATCGGCGCTCTCGCGCATCCGCACAAACTCTTCCGGCCGTTCGGCGGTGGGGGAAATCTCGACAGCAGACTGATGAACTCCGACATCGTGAATTTTCTCAAGGCGGGTCGCTTCACCTGTGTGTTGTGGAATTCCATTCCGCGCGACTGGAATGATCCCGACGGCTGGGTCGAACGCGCAATTCAACATTGTCAACGCCAGCCCTGGACTCTGATGGTCCTTCACGACCTGCCGACGGGAGCAATGCGTCACCTTGACCGCTTCCTCGATAAGGTCGGAGAGCTTGGCGGGCGCCTGCACCAGGATTTCCCGCCGGATTGCGTGCCCATCGTGGACGGGATAGTCGTGCGCCCCATCGACAGTTACGTCGCCGCTGCCTGA
- the pcaD gene encoding 3-oxoadipate enol-lactonase gives MPVITADDGCPLNVRVEGADNAPVLMLSNSLGTNLHMWDPQAKAFAEKFRLVRYDRRGHGKSGAPNGPYSMERFGRDVLAILDGLGINTINWCGLSMGGMVGQWLGAHAPDRIEKLILSNTTCYYPDRTPWVDRIKFVREKGLAAIVPGNMERWFTKEFRERAPDTMKWMSDMFLTTSVEGYIGCCEAIAAMDHRDLLPKIKAPTLVIAGKYDPATNVDVGEHIKSKIPGAKISIIEAAHISNVEQPEIYTKTVLDFLSSR, from the coding sequence ATGCCCGTGATTACCGCCGATGATGGCTGCCCGCTCAATGTAAGGGTCGAAGGTGCAGACAATGCGCCGGTTCTGATGCTGTCCAACTCGCTCGGCACCAATCTGCACATGTGGGATCCGCAAGCGAAGGCCTTCGCCGAAAAATTCCGACTCGTGCGTTACGACCGCCGCGGCCACGGCAAATCCGGCGCCCCAAACGGCCCCTACAGCATGGAGCGCTTCGGCCGCGATGTACTCGCAATCCTCGACGGGCTTGGCATCAACACCATCAATTGGTGCGGACTCTCGATGGGCGGCATGGTCGGACAATGGCTCGGCGCCCATGCGCCGGACCGCATTGAGAAACTGATCCTGTCCAACACAACCTGCTACTATCCCGACCGTACGCCATGGGTGGACCGCATCAAATTTGTGCGTGAGAAAGGCCTTGCCGCCATCGTGCCAGGCAACATGGAACGCTGGTTCACGAAGGAGTTTCGCGAACGCGCGCCCGACACGATGAAATGGATGAGCGATATGTTTCTCACCACGTCAGTCGAGGGCTATATCGGCTGCTGCGAGGCGATCGCCGCCATGGATCACCGCGATCTGCTGCCGAAGATCAAGGCGCCGACGCTGGTGATTGCCGGCAAATACGATCCAGCAACCAATGTCGACGTCGGCGAACACATCAAGTCGAAGATCCCCGGCGCGAAAATTTCAATCATCGAGGCGGCGCATATCTCGAATGTCGAGCAGCCGGAGATCTACACAAAGACCGTGCTGGACTTTCTGTCGTCCAGATAA
- a CDS encoding 3-carboxy-cis,cis-muconate cycloisomerase, which translates to MTSPLIPPTLLAPLFSSAAMRAITSDEARLQRMLNVEAALARAEAGLGVIPKGAAEPINKACHANLFDIKALSEAAVAAGNLAIPLVKALTAEVKKSNAEAAGYVHWGATSQDVIDTALVLELRAAIDALTSELDRAIVGFTTLAEKHRHTPTVARTWLQQALPMPFGLKLAGYGAALARSRTRLARLREEALVLQFGGAAGTLAALGERGLQVSENLAKELKLPLPEAPWHTHRDRLAEIASALTILAGTCGKIARDVSLLMQTEVGEAFEPAGEERGGSSTMPHKRNPVAAAAALAAATIAPQLCATLLAAEIQEHERAAGTWAAEWPTFPALCLVTSGALAAIVDIAEGLDVDVERMNRNLDLTGGQIMAEAISFRLAEKLGKSVAHKLLEDASKRAHAERRSLKDVLLHDPRVTAHIPAAELPKLFDPLSYQGIAQTLIDRLVASAAGNHH; encoded by the coding sequence ATGACCAGTCCGCTCATCCCCCCCACCCTGCTTGCGCCGCTCTTTTCGAGCGCGGCCATGCGCGCCATCACGTCGGATGAGGCGCGGCTGCAGCGGATGCTGAATGTCGAGGCGGCGCTGGCGCGGGCAGAGGCCGGACTGGGGGTGATCCCAAAAGGCGCTGCCGAGCCGATCAACAAGGCCTGCCACGCCAATCTGTTCGATATAAAGGCCTTGAGCGAGGCCGCCGTCGCCGCCGGCAATCTGGCCATTCCGCTGGTCAAGGCGCTGACTGCCGAAGTCAAGAAAAGCAACGCCGAAGCTGCCGGCTACGTGCATTGGGGCGCAACCAGTCAGGATGTCATCGACACCGCCCTGGTGCTGGAATTGCGCGCGGCCATCGACGCACTGACCAGCGAACTCGACCGCGCCATCGTCGGGTTTACCACGCTCGCCGAAAAACATAGGCACACGCCGACCGTCGCCCGCACCTGGCTGCAGCAGGCGCTGCCGATGCCGTTCGGTCTCAAGCTCGCGGGCTATGGCGCGGCCCTCGCCCGCTCGCGTACGCGGCTCGCGCGACTGCGCGAGGAGGCCTTGGTGCTGCAATTCGGCGGCGCGGCGGGCACGCTTGCGGCGCTCGGCGAACGCGGCCTCCAAGTGTCCGAGAACCTTGCGAAGGAACTCAAGCTTCCTCTGCCGGAAGCGCCCTGGCACACGCATCGCGACCGCCTGGCCGAGATTGCGTCGGCTCTGACCATTCTCGCCGGAACATGCGGAAAGATTGCACGCGATGTCTCCCTTCTGATGCAGACCGAGGTCGGTGAAGCCTTCGAGCCGGCGGGTGAAGAACGCGGCGGTTCTTCCACCATGCCGCACAAACGCAATCCCGTCGCCGCCGCGGCTGCGCTCGCCGCGGCGACCATCGCGCCGCAACTTTGCGCAACACTGCTGGCTGCCGAAATCCAGGAACATGAGCGCGCGGCAGGCACCTGGGCGGCAGAATGGCCGACCTTTCCGGCTTTGTGCCTTGTCACGTCCGGCGCGCTCGCAGCGATCGTCGATATCGCGGAAGGTCTTGATGTCGATGTGGAACGCATGAACCGCAATCTCGATCTGACCGGCGGACAGATCATGGCGGAAGCGATTTCATTCCGGCTTGCCGAAAAGCTCGGCAAGTCGGTCGCCCACAAACTGCTCGAGGATGCCAGCAAGCGTGCGCATGCGGAAAGGCGCAGCCTGAAGGATGTGCTGCTGCATGATCCCCGCGTGACCGCCCATATCCCGGCGGCCGAATTGCCGAAACTGTTCGATCCGCTCAGTTATCAAGGCATCGCGCAAACGCTGATCGACCGTCTGGTGGCATCCGCGGCCGGCAACCACCATTGA
- the livM gene encoding high-affinity branched-chain amino acid ABC transporter permease LivM, producing the protein MTLQASAPKQGVNVVRAVRDAALAGLVAFGVLLPLVGFKAVQNMRNELALETRPVLLAVMVALVIAASLLSSLVIRPWSQRRATARPAGASVKAAAWRATLAKFFTPFALGFALVYPVLVVWLTGFGGAVKWIDNFGIQLLIYVMLGWGLNIVVGLAGLLDLGYVAFYAVGAYSYALLAKTFGFSFWILLPLAGILSAFWGILLGFPVLRLRGDYLAIVTLAFGEIIRLVLINWVDLTSGYAGISGIPRPTFFGIPFTANEDGFAAVFGLEFTPLYRTIFLYYVILGLALLTAFVTIRLRRLPIGRAWEALREDEIACRSLGINTTNTKLTAFGIGAMFGGFAGSFFAARQGFISPETFTFMESAIIVSIVVLGGMGSQIGVAIAAVVMIGGTELLRDLDFLKQIFGSGFDPTQYRMLLFGLAMVLIMIWKPRGLISTREPTAFLHERKTVAAKFVEEGRG; encoded by the coding sequence ATGACCTTGCAGGCATCGGCGCCAAAGCAGGGCGTAAATGTCGTGCGTGCCGTCCGCGATGCGGCGCTCGCGGGTCTGGTCGCCTTCGGCGTTCTGCTGCCGCTGGTCGGCTTCAAAGCCGTCCAGAACATGCGCAATGAGCTTGCGCTCGAGACGCGGCCGGTCTTGCTCGCGGTCATGGTCGCATTGGTCATAGCCGCCAGCCTGCTGTCGTCGCTTGTCATTCGCCCATGGTCACAACGCCGCGCGACCGCGCGTCCGGCGGGAGCGAGCGTCAAAGCCGCCGCCTGGCGCGCCACACTGGCGAAATTTTTTACACCATTCGCGCTTGGTTTCGCCCTTGTCTATCCGGTGCTGGTGGTCTGGCTTACGGGCTTTGGCGGCGCCGTGAAATGGATCGACAATTTCGGCATCCAGCTTCTGATCTACGTGATGCTCGGCTGGGGCCTGAACATCGTGGTCGGCCTCGCCGGTTTGCTTGATCTCGGCTATGTCGCCTTCTACGCGGTCGGTGCCTATTCCTACGCTCTCCTCGCAAAGACATTTGGCTTCTCGTTCTGGATTCTGCTGCCGCTCGCCGGAATCCTGTCGGCCTTCTGGGGCATCCTGCTCGGCTTTCCGGTGCTGCGCCTGCGCGGCGATTATCTTGCCATCGTCACCCTCGCCTTCGGCGAGATCATCCGCCTTGTGCTGATCAACTGGGTCGATCTCACCAGCGGCTATGCCGGCATTAGCGGCATTCCGCGTCCGACATTTTTCGGCATTCCATTCACTGCCAACGAGGACGGCTTCGCCGCCGTTTTTGGTCTGGAATTCACCCCGCTCTACCGCACCATTTTTCTTTATTACGTCATTCTCGGCCTGGCGCTGCTGACGGCATTCGTCACCATCCGTTTGCGGCGCCTGCCGATCGGGCGCGCCTGGGAAGCGCTGCGCGAGGACGAGATCGCTTGCCGCTCGCTCGGCATCAACACCACAAACACCAAGCTGACCGCCTTCGGCATCGGCGCGATGTTCGGCGGCTTTGCCGGCTCGTTCTTCGCGGCCCGCCAGGGATTTATCTCGCCGGAAACCTTCACCTTCATGGAATCGGCGATCATCGTGTCGATTGTCGTGCTGGGCGGCATGGGCAGCCAGATCGGCGTTGCCATCGCCGCCGTCGTCATGATCGGCGGCACCGAGCTTTTGCGCGACCTCGATTTCCTGAAGCAGATTTTCGGCTCGGGCTTTGATCCGACGCAATACCGCATGCTCCTGTTCGGACTTGCGATGGTCCTGATCATGATCTGGAAGCCGCGCGGGCTGATCTCCACGCGCGAGCCGACGGCATTTCTGCATGAGCGCAAGACGGTGGCCGCCAAGTTTGTCGAGGAAGGCCGCGGATGA
- a CDS encoding sterol desaturase family protein — MAIRVGSFGAIFALMAGWELVSPCRALLVGRGPRWPGNLGMLAVDVLTVRLLVPTAVVGVAVMASTHGWGLFNLAGLPGWFAGLAGFLILDFVIYAQHYVFHHVPWLWRLHRVHHADLDVDVTTGVRFHPIEILISLVIKIVTVLAFGIPPVAVLVFEIVLNATSVFNHANVAIPAWLDRSMRLVVVTPDMHRVHHSIDRVETDSNFGFNLPWWDRLFGTYRAQPAAGHQRMTIGLPVFRNLRELRIDRLLTQPFRRN, encoded by the coding sequence ATGGCGATCCGTGTCGGGTCTTTCGGCGCGATTTTTGCGCTCATGGCCGGCTGGGAGCTCGTCAGTCCATGCCGGGCATTGCTGGTTGGGCGCGGCCCCCGCTGGCCCGGCAATCTGGGGATGCTTGCCGTCGACGTACTGACGGTGCGGCTGCTGGTCCCTACCGCGGTTGTCGGCGTCGCGGTCATGGCGTCGACGCATGGCTGGGGCCTGTTCAATTTGGCTGGCCTGCCGGGATGGTTCGCCGGGCTTGCCGGCTTTCTCATTCTCGATTTCGTGATTTACGCCCAGCACTATGTCTTTCACCACGTGCCTTGGTTGTGGCGCTTGCACCGCGTACACCACGCCGATCTCGACGTGGATGTGACCACCGGCGTCCGTTTTCATCCGATTGAAATCTTGATCTCGCTCGTGATCAAGATCGTGACCGTGCTTGCGTTCGGCATTCCTCCTGTCGCGGTTCTTGTTTTTGAGATTGTTCTGAACGCCACGTCGGTTTTCAATCATGCGAATGTGGCGATACCGGCTTGGCTTGATCGGAGCATGCGCCTTGTCGTGGTCACACCTGATATGCATCGCGTCCATCATTCGATCGATCGGGTGGAGACCGACAGCAATTTCGGCTTCAATCTTCCTTGGTGGGATCGTCTGTTCGGAACCTACCGTGCGCAACCGGCGGCAGGTCACCAGCGCATGACCATCGGCCTGCCTGTCTTCCGCAATTTGCGCGAACTCCGCATCGATCGCCTCCTGACACAGCCGTTTCGCCGCAATTGA
- a CDS encoding carboxymuconolactone decarboxylase family protein — MDEKERYDKGMVRRRKVLGNDWVDRANAGKNSFNEEFQDFITRYAWGEIWTRPHYDERTRRVLVIGTMLALDKWAEFRMHVRAALVEGGFTADDIKEIIFQQAVYCGVPAANHAFKEAGEVIAEFKKR, encoded by the coding sequence ATGGACGAGAAGGAACGCTACGACAAAGGCATGGTCCGACGCCGCAAGGTGCTAGGCAATGACTGGGTCGATCGCGCCAATGCCGGCAAGAATTCCTTTAACGAGGAGTTCCAGGATTTCATTACCCGCTATGCCTGGGGCGAAATCTGGACCCGCCCGCACTACGACGAGCGGACACGGCGCGTGCTCGTGATCGGCACCATGCTGGCGCTCGACAAGTGGGCGGAGTTCCGCATGCATGTGCGCGCCGCTTTGGTGGAAGGCGGTTTCACCGCCGACGACATCAAAGAGATCATCTTCCAACAGGCGGTCTATTGCGGCGTGCCGGCCGCCAACCATGCCTTCAAGGAAGCGGGCGAGGTCATCGCCGAGTTTAAGAAGCGTTGA
- a CDS encoding xanthine dehydrogenase family protein molybdopterin-binding subunit, which produces MTATGIGAAVRRKEDQRFIIGKGHYTDDVSRPGQTFAYFVRSPHAHAKIRSVDSGAAAAMPGVLAVLTGRDLADDKIGNLICGWMIHSKDGSPMKMAPHPALAATKACYVGDPVAVVIAETLAQAKDAAEKVVVDYEVLSAVSDPAQAKTAGQIHDVAPKNTIYEWHLGDAKATDAAIASAKHVTRIDLTNNRLVPNAMEPRAALAEYDSGTDSLTLWNTSQNPHVARLVISAFVGMAPEHKLRVIAPDVGGGFGSKIFIYPEEVVCLWASRRVNRPVKWTSDRSEAFLADAHGRDHVTHAEMAFDAEGRITALKVKTIANLGGYMSTFSSSVPTYLYATLLSGQYAIPNIYCEVDAVYTNTVPVDAYRGAGRPEATFVVERLVEVGARELGMDPAELRKRNFIKSFPHQTPVIMAYDAGDYLASLKKAMELADVKGFGKRKRDAARHGKLRGLGYSTYIEACGIAPSQAVGSLGAGVGLWESAEVRVNPTGTVEVLTGCHAHGQGHETTFAQLVSERLGIPIDQVSVVHGDTDKVQFGMGTYGSRSGAVGMSAIVKALDKVEAKAKKIAAHVMEAAEGDIEFKDGKFTVAGTDKSMAFGEVALAAYVGHKFPTQEIEPGLKEGAFYDPTNFTFPAGCHICEVEIDQETGETEIVGWTAVDDFGTLINPMIVEGQVHGGIAQGVGQAMLEHTVYDKDGQLLSGSFMDYTMPRAHNFPSFRVDTTETKCPSNPLGIKGCGEAGAIAAPAAVMNAITDALGTENIEMPATPLAVWRVLQAVKRNQIAAE; this is translated from the coding sequence ATGACTGCGACCGGAATCGGCGCGGCGGTGCGCCGCAAGGAAGACCAGCGTTTCATTATCGGCAAGGGACATTACACCGACGATGTCTCCCGGCCCGGACAGACTTTCGCATATTTTGTTCGCTCTCCGCACGCGCATGCGAAGATTCGCAGCGTCGACAGTGGCGCGGCGGCGGCCATGCCCGGCGTTCTGGCGGTGCTGACCGGCAGGGATCTCGCTGACGACAAGATTGGCAATCTGATCTGTGGTTGGATGATCCATTCCAAGGACGGCTCGCCGATGAAGATGGCGCCGCATCCGGCGCTAGCGGCGACTAAGGCCTGCTATGTCGGCGATCCGGTGGCGGTGGTGATTGCCGAAACGCTGGCGCAGGCGAAGGACGCGGCTGAGAAAGTCGTTGTCGATTACGAAGTGCTGTCTGCGGTGAGCGATCCGGCGCAGGCAAAAACCGCCGGGCAGATCCATGATGTCGCGCCGAAGAACACGATCTACGAGTGGCATCTCGGCGATGCGAAAGCGACCGATGCTGCAATTGCGTCGGCGAAGCATGTCACCCGGATCGATCTGACCAATAACCGGCTGGTGCCGAATGCCATGGAGCCGCGTGCGGCCTTGGCTGAATACGATTCCGGTACCGACAGCCTGACGCTCTGGAACACGTCGCAGAATCCGCATGTGGCGCGGCTGGTCATCTCGGCCTTTGTCGGCATGGCGCCGGAGCACAAGCTGCGCGTGATAGCTCCGGATGTCGGTGGCGGCTTCGGCTCGAAGATTTTCATTTACCCGGAAGAAGTCGTGTGCCTGTGGGCGTCGCGCCGGGTCAACCGGCCGGTGAAATGGACGTCCGATCGTTCGGAAGCGTTTCTCGCCGATGCGCATGGCCGCGATCATGTCACGCATGCCGAAATGGCGTTCGATGCGGAGGGCAGGATCACAGCGCTGAAGGTGAAGACGATTGCCAATCTGGGCGGCTACATGTCGACCTTCTCGTCGTCGGTTCCGACTTATCTTTATGCGACGCTGCTGTCGGGGCAGTACGCAATTCCGAATATCTATTGCGAGGTCGATGCCGTGTACACCAACACGGTGCCGGTCGACGCCTATCGTGGAGCAGGGAGACCGGAGGCGACCTTCGTCGTCGAGCGGCTGGTGGAAGTCGGCGCCCGCGAACTCGGCATGGATCCCGCCGAGTTACGCAAGCGCAATTTCATCAAGAGTTTCCCGCACCAGACCCCGGTAATCATGGCTTATGACGCTGGCGATTATCTCGCTTCGCTGAAGAAGGCGATGGAGCTTGCCGATGTGAAAGGCTTCGGCAAGCGCAAGCGCGACGCCGCCCGCCATGGCAAGCTGCGAGGGCTGGGCTATTCGACCTATATCGAAGCGTGCGGCATTGCGCCGTCGCAGGCGGTCGGCTCGCTCGGCGCCGGCGTCGGCTTGTGGGAATCCGCGGAAGTGCGGGTCAATCCGACCGGCACGGTGGAGGTGTTGACCGGCTGCCATGCGCACGGGCAGGGGCATGAAACGACCTTCGCCCAGCTTGTGTCGGAGCGCCTTGGCATCCCGATCGATCAGGTGTCGGTTGTGCATGGCGATACCGACAAGGTTCAGTTCGGCATGGGCACTTATGGCTCGCGTTCCGGCGCGGTCGGCATGTCGGCGATCGTGAAGGCGCTCGACAAGGTCGAAGCCAAGGCGAAGAAGATCGCCGCGCATGTGATGGAAGCGGCGGAAGGCGACATCGAGTTCAAGGACGGCAAGTTCACGGTTGCCGGCACCGACAAGTCGATGGCGTTCGGCGAGGTCGCGCTTGCGGCCTATGTCGGGCACAAATTCCCGACGCAGGAGATCGAGCCCGGCCTGAAAGAGGGCGCCTTCTACGATCCCACCAATTTTACCTTCCCGGCCGGGTGTCACATCTGCGAAGTGGAGATCGACCAGGAGACCGGTGAAACAGAGATTGTCGGCTGGACGGCGGTCGACGATTTCGGGACGCTGATCAATCCCATGATCGTGGAAGGTCAGGTGCATGGCGGCATCGCGCAGGGCGTCGGCCAGGCGATGCTTGAGCACACGGTCTACGACAAGGACGGGCAATTGCTGAGCGGATCATTCATGGATTACACCATGCCGCGCGCCCATAATTTCCCATCCTTCAGGGTCGACACGACCGAAACGAAATGCCCATCCAACCCGCTCGGTATCAAGGGCTGTGGGGAGGCCGGCGCTATTGCCGCCCCGGCGGCCGTGATGAATGCCATCACCGATGCCCTTGGCACGGAAAATATTGAAATGCCGGCAACGCCGCTGGCTGTGTGGCGCGTGTTACAAGCCGTCAAACGCAACCAGATTGCGGCGGAATAG
- a CDS encoding (2Fe-2S)-binding protein, whose amino-acid sequence MLPVSMTVNGKAVTATVDPRTLLVQYLRDNLRLTGTHVGCDTSQCGACVVHVDGVARKSCTMFAWQAEGAKVTTIEGIATGAQLHPMQEAFREHHALQCGYCTPGMIMAAIDMVNRKGHDLDDTTIRHELEGNLCRCTGYHNIVKAIAAGAQAMKG is encoded by the coding sequence ATGCTTCCCGTCTCGATGACGGTGAACGGCAAGGCTGTCACCGCTACCGTCGATCCCCGCACCCTGCTGGTTCAGTATCTCCGCGACAATCTGCGGCTGACCGGCACCCATGTCGGCTGCGATACCTCCCAGTGTGGCGCCTGCGTTGTGCATGTCGACGGAGTCGCACGCAAATCCTGCACCATGTTCGCCTGGCAGGCTGAAGGCGCCAAGGTCACGACGATCGAAGGCATCGCCACCGGTGCGCAACTGCACCCGATGCAGGAGGCTTTCCGCGAGCATCACGCCCTGCAATGCGGTTACTGCACCCCCGGCATGATCATGGCCGCGATCGATATGGTCAACCGCAAGGGTCATGACCTCGACGACACCACCATTCGGCACGAGCTGGAAGGCAACCTGTGCCGCTGCACCGGCTATCACAATATCGTCAAGGCGATCGCCGCCGGTGCGCAGGCGATGAAAGGATAA
- a CDS encoding carbon monoxide dehydrogenase subunit G, whose product MAMTMTGEVQLPASRETVWAKLNDPETLKVCIPGCQELNMLSETEFEAVAVNKIGPVKAKFKGRVTLSDLDPPNGYKISGQGDGGVAGFAKGAAAVALTEKDGGTLLTYNVEAQIGGKLAQLGQRLINGAAKKLADQFFENFATAVKG is encoded by the coding sequence ATGGCCATGACAATGACCGGCGAGGTCCAGCTTCCGGCGTCCCGCGAAACGGTATGGGCGAAGCTCAACGACCCTGAGACGCTCAAGGTCTGTATTCCGGGCTGCCAAGAATTGAACATGCTGTCGGAGACGGAATTCGAGGCAGTAGCTGTGAACAAGATCGGTCCGGTGAAGGCGAAGTTCAAAGGCCGCGTGACGCTCTCAGACCTCGACCCACCGAACGGCTACAAGATTTCAGGGCAGGGCGACGGCGGTGTGGCCGGCTTCGCCAAGGGCGCCGCGGCGGTCGCGCTCACCGAAAAGGATGGCGGCACGCTCCTGACCTACAATGTGGAAGCGCAGATCGGCGGGAAGCTCGCCCAACTTGGCCAGCGGCTGATCAATGGCGCAGCCAAGAAGCTGGCGGACCAGTTCTTCGAGAATTTCGCCACCGCGGTCAAAGGCTGA
- a CDS encoding helix-turn-helix domain-containing protein has protein sequence MVATLPLFHLYGDPPDEQAFNFIHVETIVSRSSAHDWLIRAHRHRNLYQFLLIESGGGEMIFEASTMAFTAPAAFVVLPNVAHGFRFNPNVTNGWIVSFTEDVAAAMGERTGEAVAQLKAIASQPCLPLESDDDVRRLSGLCNNLHREGLLAREGHRLAMRALLALIAVEIGRFAASRARSGSITLSLADATVEALQRLVEDNFRKQRQIGFYAGALAMTADRLNDHVKRAAGVTAGHLIRQRVLTEAKRELVFTSRAIHDIAYDLGFTDPSHFARFFRKQTGMTPHDFRLGRAARSSGEPELALR, from the coding sequence ATGGTTGCAACTCTTCCGCTCTTTCATCTCTATGGCGATCCGCCTGACGAGCAGGCGTTTAATTTCATCCATGTCGAGACGATTGTTTCGCGATCTTCCGCGCATGACTGGCTGATCCGCGCGCATCGTCACCGCAATCTCTATCAGTTTCTGCTGATCGAGAGCGGGGGCGGCGAAATGATTTTCGAAGCGTCGACCATGGCCTTCACTGCGCCTGCGGCCTTTGTTGTTCTACCGAATGTCGCGCATGGATTCCGCTTCAATCCGAATGTCACGAATGGCTGGATCGTCAGTTTTACCGAAGACGTCGCCGCGGCAATGGGGGAGCGCACGGGCGAGGCGGTCGCACAGTTGAAGGCGATTGCAAGCCAGCCTTGCCTCCCGCTCGAGAGTGACGACGATGTCCGCCGGCTGTCGGGGCTGTGCAACAATCTCCATCGGGAGGGCTTGCTCGCGCGCGAAGGGCACCGGCTGGCGATGCGCGCCTTGCTGGCGCTGATTGCAGTCGAGATTGGACGCTTCGCAGCCAGCCGCGCGCGCAGCGGCAGCATTACGCTCTCACTCGCTGATGCAACGGTTGAAGCACTTCAGCGTCTGGTTGAAGATAATTTCCGGAAGCAGCGCCAGATCGGTTTTTATGCCGGAGCTTTGGCCATGACGGCGGATCGCCTTAACGATCACGTCAAGCGGGCGGCGGGGGTCACGGCAGGTCACCTGATCCGGCAGCGCGTCCTGACCGAGGCCAAACGCGAACTGGTTTTCACCAGCCGCGCAATCCACGACATTGCCTATGATCTGGGATTTACCGATCCGTCCCACTTTGCCCGTTTCTTCCGCAAGCAGACCGGCATGACGCCGCATGATTTTCGGTTAGGCCGTGCAGCGCGCAGCTCCGGGGAGCCGGAGCTCGCCTTAAGGTAA
- a CDS encoding branched-chain amino acid ABC transporter permease LivH (LivHMGF is the membrane component of the LIV-I/LS branched-chain amino acid transporter): MEVFVQQIINGVTLGSIYGLIAIGYTMVFGIIGMVNFAHGDVFMVSAFIALITVLILSTWLGISSVFLSLFIVLIVGMLITSLVSWAIERVAYRPLRGSFRLAPLISAIGMSIFLSNFVQVAQGPRNKSIPPFFQNVIVVMERDGYEVTLSYRQIIIWVVTALLLTAFWYVVAKTSLGRAQRACEQDQKMAALVGVDVDRTISITFIIGAALAAVAGTMYLMYYGVVSFSDGFVPGIKAFTAAVLGGIGSIPGAVIGGLLIGMIETLWSAYFSIDYKDVAAFCILAVVLIFLPQGLLGRPEVEKV; encoded by the coding sequence ATGGAAGTCTTTGTCCAGCAGATCATCAACGGCGTCACGCTGGGATCGATCTACGGCCTGATTGCCATCGGCTATACGATGGTCTTCGGCATCATCGGGATGGTGAATTTCGCCCATGGCGACGTCTTCATGGTGTCGGCGTTCATTGCGCTGATCACCGTTCTTATTCTTTCGACCTGGCTGGGGATCAGTTCCGTCTTTCTTTCCCTGTTCATTGTCCTCATCGTCGGCATGCTGATCACCTCGCTGGTGAGCTGGGCGATCGAGCGCGTGGCCTACCGGCCGCTGCGCGGCTCGTTCCGGCTGGCGCCGCTGATCTCCGCCATCGGCATGTCGATCTTCCTGTCGAATTTCGTGCAGGTCGCACAGGGCCCACGCAACAAATCGATCCCGCCGTTCTTCCAGAACGTGATCGTGGTGATGGAGCGTGACGGTTACGAAGTCACCCTCTCCTACCGCCAGATCATCATCTGGGTGGTCACGGCGCTCCTGCTGACCGCCTTCTGGTACGTCGTCGCCAAGACCTCGCTCGGCCGCGCGCAGCGCGCCTGCGAGCAGGACCAGAAGATGGCGGCTCTAGTCGGCGTCGACGTCGACCGCACCATTTCCATCACCTTCATCATCGGCGCCGCGCTCGCCGCCGTCGCCGGCACCATGTATCTGATGTATTATGGCGTGGTCAGTTTCTCCGACGGCTTCGTCCCCGGCATCAAGGCGTTCACCGCGGCCGTGCTCGGAGGCATCGGATCAATCCCCGGCGCCGTGATCGGCGGCCTCCTGATCGGCATGATTGAAACCCTGTGGTCGGCCTATTTTTCGATCGACTACAAGGATGTCGCCGCCTTCTGCATTCTCGCTGTCGTTCTGATCTTCCTGCCGCAAGGATTGCTGGGGCGGCCGGAAGTCGAGAAAGTCTGA